The Streptomyces phaeolivaceus genome has a window encoding:
- a CDS encoding alpha/beta fold hydrolase, with protein MTLLDLGRIGLFCTSLGPDDAPALLLAHGWGGDGREWSPHAEALADRFRVLVPDLRGHGRSAVPDEGNTPAEMAEDLAALLDSLGVGPVVAVGHSMGVQVVNLLAVRHPEAVRSVVALDPAHGADEAEVARIPARLAAYREHGARAAASFVAGAFSAQAPPGLRTAHLRTVLGTPDHVIAQAYAGMYTDPGAVGARPASEAFLLRRTQPALTVWTSAEAAEWERGTLRVPGSRVEHWPCTGHYLHEERPDRTTRLIRDWAAGETPGETPG; from the coding sequence ATGACACTGCTCGACCTCGGCCGCATCGGGCTCTTCTGCACCTCCCTCGGCCCCGACGACGCCCCCGCTCTGCTGCTGGCGCACGGCTGGGGCGGCGACGGACGGGAATGGTCACCGCACGCGGAGGCGCTTGCCGACCGGTTCCGGGTCCTCGTCCCCGATCTGCGCGGCCACGGCCGCTCCGCGGTGCCGGACGAGGGCAACACCCCGGCGGAGATGGCGGAGGACCTGGCCGCGCTGCTCGACTCCCTCGGGGTCGGACCGGTCGTCGCCGTCGGCCACTCCATGGGCGTCCAGGTCGTCAACCTGCTCGCCGTCCGCCACCCGGAGGCCGTGCGGTCGGTCGTCGCCCTCGATCCCGCGCACGGCGCGGACGAGGCCGAGGTCGCGCGGATCCCGGCCCGTCTCGCCGCGTACCGGGAGCACGGCGCCCGCGCCGCCGCCTCCTTCGTGGCCGGCGCGTTCTCCGCACAGGCCCCGCCCGGTCTCCGTACGGCGCACCTGCGTACCGTGCTCGGCACCCCCGACCATGTGATCGCCCAGGCCTACGCGGGCATGTACACCGACCCCGGCGCGGTCGGCGCCCGCCCGGCCAGCGAGGCGTTTCTGCTGCGCCGCACCCAGCCCGCGCTGACGGTGTGGACGTCCGCCGAGGCCGCCGAGTGGGAGCGCGGCACACTGCGGGTGCCCGGCTCACGTGTCGAGCACTGGCCGTGCACCGGCCACTATCTGCACGAGGAGCGGCCCGACCGCACGACCCGGCTCATCCGCGACTGGGCGGCCGGGGAGACGCCTGGGGAGACGCCCGGCTGA
- a CDS encoding helix-turn-helix domain-containing protein: MPIAVDIDVMLARRKMSVGELAERVGITPANLAVLKNGRAKAVRFTTLAALCEVLDCQPGDLLRWEADAADRPDGAAETVGGVRS, from the coding sequence ATGCCGATCGCCGTCGACATCGATGTGATGCTGGCCAGGAGGAAGATGTCCGTGGGTGAACTCGCGGAACGCGTCGGGATCACCCCGGCCAACCTGGCGGTGCTCAAGAACGGCCGGGCCAAGGCGGTCCGCTTCACCACCCTCGCCGCGCTCTGCGAAGTGCTCGACTGCCAGCCGGGAGACCTGTTGCGGTGGGAGGCCGACGCGGCCGACCGGCCCGACGGGGCCGCCGAGACCGTAGGCGGCGTGCGGTCGTGA
- a CDS encoding carbohydrate ABC transporter permease, translating to MSSVASGGGVRPSRRAVVLTTGLLVVFLLYSLAPTWFLIVSATKNQTDLYSTFGLWFSTNHLGDNLHDIATYHDGVFLRWLGNSVLYSTLGAAGSTLISLAAGYGLSKFDFRGRGAFFAVIVGASLLPSTLLAFPLYLVFSEIGLTNTIWSVLIPYFINPFGVYLGKVYADSSVPTELMEAARIDGAGDLRVFASIALPLMRTGGITIFMLEFINIWNNFFLPLFMLNGERTFPVTLGLYSWLQQAQTARDMNTLVLTGSLLSIVPLAIFMFTLQKYWRSGILMGSLK from the coding sequence ATGAGCAGTGTCGCTTCCGGGGGCGGCGTACGCCCCTCCCGCCGTGCGGTGGTGCTCACCACCGGTCTGCTGGTGGTCTTCCTGCTGTACTCGCTCGCCCCGACCTGGTTCCTGATCGTCTCCGCGACCAAGAACCAGACGGACCTCTACTCCACCTTCGGCCTGTGGTTCTCCACCAACCACCTCGGCGACAACCTGCACGACATCGCGACCTACCACGACGGGGTGTTCCTGCGCTGGCTGGGCAACTCCGTCCTCTACTCCACCCTCGGCGCGGCGGGCTCCACCCTGATCTCGCTCGCCGCCGGGTACGGACTGTCGAAGTTCGACTTCCGCGGCCGGGGCGCGTTCTTCGCCGTCATCGTCGGCGCCTCCCTGCTGCCGAGCACCCTGCTGGCCTTCCCGCTGTATCTGGTGTTCTCCGAGATCGGGCTCACCAACACCATCTGGTCGGTGCTCATCCCGTACTTCATCAACCCCTTCGGGGTCTACCTCGGCAAGGTGTACGCGGACAGCTCCGTACCCACCGAACTGATGGAGGCCGCCCGCATCGACGGCGCCGGCGATCTGCGGGTCTTCGCCTCGATCGCGCTGCCGCTGATGCGCACCGGCGGCATCACCATCTTCATGCTGGAGTTCATCAACATCTGGAACAACTTCTTCCTCCCCCTGTTCATGCTCAACGGCGAGCGCACCTTCCCCGTGACCCTGGGCCTGTACTCCTGGCTCCAACAGGCACAGACCGCACGCGACATGAACACGCTCGTCCTCACCGGGTCCCTGCTGTCGATCGTCCCGCTCGCGATCTTCATGTTCACGCTCCAGAAGTACTGGCGCAGCGGAATTCTCATGGGCAGCCTCAAATGA
- a CDS encoding hydroxyacid dehydrogenase: MPPHSLPRAVFAMNPVHLPALFPSPLMDRLRQCVTIDPGLVVQDFGDPSAAPALARAEVLITGWGCPHVDAEVLDAAPRLRTVLHAAGSVRGLVGDAVWERGLTVSSAVLANALPVAEYTLATILLAGKDAFGLRERFRAERVYPAPDEYTAVGNLGRRVGIIGASRVGRRVLELLRPFDLTVGLYDPYVDPAEAAALGAVPLPLDELLRTSDIVSVHAPDTPETHRMLSRDRLALIPDGGVLINTSRGALVDPEALTAELVGGRISAVLDVTEPEPLPADSPLHHLPNVFLTPHIAGSLGNELARLGGTVVEELERLTTGLPLSYGVRRGELTISA; this comes from the coding sequence ATGCCCCCGCACTCGCTTCCCCGTGCCGTCTTCGCCATGAACCCGGTGCATCTGCCGGCGCTCTTCCCGTCGCCCCTCATGGACCGGCTGCGGCAGTGCGTGACGATCGATCCCGGACTCGTCGTCCAGGACTTCGGCGATCCGTCCGCCGCCCCCGCGCTGGCGCGGGCGGAGGTGCTGATCACCGGCTGGGGCTGTCCGCACGTCGACGCGGAGGTCCTGGACGCGGCGCCCCGGCTGCGGACCGTGCTGCACGCGGCCGGCAGTGTGCGCGGGCTCGTCGGCGACGCCGTGTGGGAGCGGGGGCTCACCGTCTCCAGCGCCGTCCTGGCCAACGCGCTGCCCGTGGCCGAGTACACGCTCGCCACGATCCTGCTCGCCGGCAAGGACGCCTTCGGCCTCCGGGAACGCTTCCGGGCCGAGCGGGTGTACCCCGCGCCCGACGAGTACACGGCGGTCGGCAACCTGGGCCGGCGGGTCGGGATCATCGGCGCGTCACGCGTGGGCCGCCGCGTGCTGGAACTGCTGCGCCCCTTCGACCTCACCGTCGGCCTGTACGACCCCTACGTGGACCCGGCCGAGGCGGCGGCGCTCGGCGCGGTGCCCCTCCCCCTCGACGAACTGCTGCGCACCAGCGACATCGTCAGCGTGCACGCGCCCGACACCCCCGAGACCCACCGGATGCTCAGCCGCGACCGGCTGGCGCTCATCCCCGACGGCGGTGTGCTGATCAACACCTCGCGCGGTGCCCTGGTGGACCCCGAGGCGCTCACCGCCGAACTGGTCGGCGGCCGGATCAGCGCGGTGCTCGACGTCACCGAACCCGAGCCGCTCCCCGCGGACTCCCCCCTCCACCACCTCCCCAACGTCTTCCTCACCCCCCACATCGCCGGCTCCCTCGGCAACGAACTGGCCCGCCTCGGCGGCACCGTCGTGGAGGAACTGGAACGGCTCACCACCGGGCTGCCGCTGTCGTACGGGGTGCGGCGGGGGGAGCTGACGATCAGCGCCTGA
- a CDS encoding methyltransferase domain-containing protein, translating into MTQHSEDGYLLDNRRSEAGERFDALGALFDPSTFRHVEGLGIAPGWRCWEVGAGGSSVVRGLAERVGPTGYVLATDIDTSWTADAVAPQVEVRRHDVAADAPPPGLFDLVHARLVLVHVADRARALRVMTGALRPGGWLLLEDADPALQPLICPDESGPPQRLANKLRRGFRELLAERGADLSYGRRLPRLLREAGLTEVGADAYFPVSGPACTALETATVRQVRDQLVAKGHATAEEIDTHLTNIAAGGLDLATSPMISAWGRKPQPS; encoded by the coding sequence ATGACCCAGCACTCCGAGGACGGCTATCTCCTCGACAACCGGCGGTCCGAGGCGGGTGAGCGCTTCGACGCGCTCGGCGCGCTGTTCGACCCGTCCACGTTCCGGCATGTCGAAGGCCTCGGGATCGCACCGGGTTGGCGCTGCTGGGAGGTGGGGGCCGGGGGCTCGTCGGTGGTACGGGGCCTCGCCGAGCGCGTCGGGCCCACGGGGTATGTGCTCGCCACCGACATCGACACCTCGTGGACGGCGGACGCGGTGGCACCTCAGGTGGAGGTGCGCCGCCATGACGTCGCCGCCGACGCGCCCCCGCCAGGTCTCTTCGACCTCGTGCACGCCCGGCTGGTCCTCGTCCACGTCGCCGACCGCGCACGCGCCCTGCGGGTGATGACCGGTGCTCTGCGCCCCGGTGGATGGCTGCTGCTGGAGGACGCCGACCCCGCGCTCCAACCGCTGATCTGCCCCGACGAGTCCGGCCCCCCGCAGCGTCTGGCCAACAAACTCCGCCGGGGCTTCCGGGAACTCCTCGCCGAGCGCGGCGCCGACCTGTCGTACGGCCGCCGCCTGCCGCGTCTGCTGCGCGAGGCCGGCCTCACCGAGGTAGGGGCGGACGCCTACTTCCCCGTCTCGGGCCCGGCCTGTACGGCGCTGGAGACGGCCACCGTGCGACAGGTCCGCGACCAGCTCGTGGCCAAGGGCCATGCGACGGCGGAGGAGATCGACACCCACCTCACCAACATCGCCGCGGGCGGTCTGGATCTGGCGACGTCCCCGATGATCTCGGCATGGGGCCGGAAACCTCAGCCGTCCTGA
- a CDS encoding ABC transporter substrate-binding protein codes for MSQFRARALAPVAAAASLSLLLAACGGGDAESDSATKATKGKVTLEFWSWTDGIEAQTKVWNKAHPDTQVKFVNPAGETAYQKLRAAVNAGTAPCLSKMDGMNLANFAADGLLTDVTKVAAPYKDKYTAAAWNAVSPGGTTFGIPMGSSPLFTAYRADLFEKYGIEAPKTWDDLITAGQKAQKENKKVKIFNMAGEDPSTLVDLSWEAGAQWYKVEGDHWVVDFTSPEALKAGDIVQRLVDNDLASNASYADPGVFRTWDLGTTIAMTTSTWQLPIYDTNFPKSKGKWQLADSPVFDTAAPRTSSNFDVLAVLKGCEYPDRAAEFASWLSSGEESLTTLTDPASKSGLFPAVPDVSPYVDKIIPTGMFNGRSDSAKVITDAASRVGDQWQYGPNYAAMYSEMQKQWGKVMKKELTVAEMLKSLEKWTVDDLNGKGVKAVAAG; via the coding sequence ATGTCCCAGTTCCGTGCCAGAGCCCTCGCCCCGGTGGCCGCCGCGGCCTCCCTGTCCCTGCTGCTGGCCGCCTGCGGGGGCGGCGACGCCGAATCCGACTCCGCCACGAAGGCCACCAAGGGCAAGGTCACCCTGGAGTTCTGGAGCTGGACCGACGGCATCGAGGCCCAGACGAAGGTGTGGAACAAGGCCCACCCCGACACCCAGGTCAAGTTCGTCAACCCCGCGGGCGAGACGGCGTACCAGAAGCTGCGCGCCGCGGTGAACGCCGGCACCGCGCCCTGTCTGTCGAAGATGGACGGGATGAACCTGGCGAACTTCGCCGCCGACGGACTGCTCACCGATGTCACCAAGGTCGCCGCGCCCTACAAGGACAAGTACACGGCCGCCGCGTGGAACGCGGTCAGCCCCGGCGGCACCACCTTCGGCATCCCCATGGGCTCCTCGCCGCTGTTCACCGCCTACCGCGCGGACCTGTTCGAGAAGTACGGCATCGAGGCGCCGAAGACCTGGGACGACCTGATCACCGCCGGCCAGAAGGCGCAGAAGGAGAACAAGAAGGTCAAGATCTTCAACATGGCCGGTGAGGACCCGTCCACCCTGGTCGACCTGTCCTGGGAGGCCGGGGCCCAGTGGTACAAGGTGGAGGGCGACCACTGGGTCGTCGACTTCACCTCGCCCGAGGCGCTGAAGGCGGGCGACATCGTGCAGCGGCTGGTCGACAACGACCTCGCCTCCAACGCCTCCTACGCCGACCCGGGCGTCTTCAGGACCTGGGACCTCGGCACGACCATCGCGATGACGACATCGACCTGGCAGCTGCCGATCTACGACACCAACTTCCCCAAGTCCAAGGGGAAGTGGCAGCTCGCGGACTCACCGGTCTTCGACACCGCCGCGCCGCGGACCTCCTCCAACTTCGACGTCCTGGCCGTCCTCAAGGGCTGCGAGTACCCCGACCGGGCCGCCGAGTTCGCCTCCTGGCTGTCCAGCGGCGAGGAGTCGCTGACCACCCTCACCGACCCCGCCTCCAAGTCCGGCCTCTTCCCGGCCGTCCCGGACGTCTCCCCGTACGTCGACAAGATCATCCCCACCGGGATGTTCAACGGGAGGTCGGACAGCGCGAAGGTGATCACCGACGCCGCCTCCCGGGTCGGTGACCAGTGGCAGTACGGGCCGAACTACGCGGCCATGTACTCCGAGATGCAGAAGCAGTGGGGCAAGGTCATGAAGAAGGAACTCACGGTCGCCGAGATGCTCAAGAGCCTGGAGAAGTGGACCGTCGACGACCTCAACGGCAAGGGCGTCAAGGCCGTCGCCGCCGGCTGA
- a CDS encoding DNA topoisomerase subunit B yields the protein MSEKAMPYDAARIEVLEGRDAVRKRPGMYVGSTGERGLYHMVYVIADRAVEEALAGRAASVGITLVPDDGVRVTDDGPGLPVGAAGHTGGPTLEAVLTDMGALTGSDDRHTVHLGHFGLGPSVTNALSGRLTAEVRRAGTRWVQEYARGLAVGDPVAAGPATGSGTTFTFWPDADIFETVRYSYAVLAERFRELAFLNRDLDIRLADERSPDESRSERFRFPGGIRDFVAFLDEGSGAPVHPDVIGFTREDPRMAGTVEVALRWGGGGTEQVRGFANSLPTYEGGTHLEGFRDGLTAALDAYARRRRLLTAADPALDADRIGEGLTAVVSVRLDRLEFSGATRSRLGGDAVRGSVADAVREGLDAWLTAHPDEAAAVVDHLVRGRPGR from the coding sequence ATGAGCGAGAAGGCCATGCCGTACGACGCCGCACGGATCGAGGTGCTGGAGGGTCGGGACGCCGTACGGAAGCGGCCCGGCATGTATGTCGGTTCGACCGGGGAACGCGGCCTGTATCACATGGTGTACGTCATCGCCGACCGGGCGGTGGAGGAGGCGCTGGCCGGCCGCGCGGCATCCGTCGGCATCACCCTCGTACCGGACGACGGCGTACGGGTCACCGACGACGGGCCGGGGCTCCCCGTGGGGGCGGCCGGTCACACCGGCGGTCCCACCCTCGAAGCCGTGCTGACCGACATGGGCGCGCTGACGGGGAGCGACGACCGGCACACCGTCCACCTGGGCCACTTCGGTCTCGGCCCCTCTGTCACCAACGCCCTCTCCGGCCGTCTGACGGCCGAGGTGCGGCGCGCGGGGACGCGCTGGGTCCAGGAGTACGCGCGGGGCCTCGCGGTCGGCGACCCCGTCGCCGCGGGTCCGGCGACCGGCAGCGGGACCACCTTCACGTTCTGGCCCGACGCCGACATCTTCGAGACGGTGCGCTACTCGTACGCCGTGCTGGCGGAGCGGTTCCGCGAACTGGCCTTCCTGAACCGGGACCTGGACATCAGGCTGGCCGACGAGCGCTCCCCGGACGAGTCCCGGTCGGAACGGTTCCGGTTCCCCGGCGGCATCCGGGACTTCGTCGCCTTCCTCGACGAGGGGTCGGGGGCGCCCGTCCACCCGGACGTCATCGGCTTCACCAGGGAGGACCCCCGGATGGCGGGGACCGTGGAGGTGGCCCTCCGGTGGGGCGGCGGCGGCACCGAACAGGTCCGGGGCTTCGCCAACAGCCTGCCCACCTACGAAGGGGGCACGCACCTGGAGGGTTTCCGCGACGGCCTGACGGCGGCGCTCGACGCGTACGCGCGCCGACGGCGGCTGCTCACGGCGGCGGACCCCGCTCTCGACGCCGACCGGATCGGCGAGGGCCTGACGGCGGTCGTGTCGGTGAGGCTGGACCGCCTCGAATTCTCCGGCGCCACCCGCAGCCGGCTGGGCGGCGACGCCGTGCGCGGCAGTGTCGCGGATGCCGTCCGGGAAGGCCTCGACGCATGGCTGACGGCACATCCGGACGAGGCCGCGGCCGTCGTCGACCACCTCGTCCGGGGCCGTCCGGGGCGGTAA
- a CDS encoding carbohydrate ABC transporter permease, giving the protein MSTLTRPAKAATDSPARRPSPRRGGRRGAYKGPLFMLPFLLGFLATYVVPIGYAFSQSLHEKKSSGLGFGPTRVVYTGFANFASVLADSAFWASMGRTLLFGAAQITVMLGIALLLALLLDGVAARAVRFFRAALLIPYVIPAVVSTLMWLFLYSPTGSPLLDLAERAGAEISFFGGVNTYLSLGNLLTWQGIGFNMILISASLQALPRELYEAARLDGAREWRIAWSIKIPNITGILVLTGMFSLISRLQLFGEPLIMRQIAPESINTDFTPMMEIYDKAFKVGDYQYAAAESLVLAVVTGILAHVFYRATNRKMS; this is encoded by the coding sequence GTGTCCACCCTGACGCGACCGGCGAAGGCCGCGACCGACTCCCCGGCCCGGCGGCCCTCCCCCCGCCGGGGCGGGAGGCGGGGAGCCTACAAGGGGCCGCTGTTCATGCTCCCCTTCCTGCTGGGCTTCCTCGCCACCTATGTCGTGCCGATCGGCTACGCCTTCAGCCAGAGCCTGCACGAGAAGAAGAGCAGTGGCCTCGGCTTCGGCCCGACCCGGGTCGTCTACACCGGCTTCGCCAACTTCGCCTCGGTCCTCGCCGACAGCGCGTTCTGGGCGAGCATGGGCCGCACCCTGTTGTTCGGCGCCGCGCAGATCACGGTGATGCTGGGCATCGCCCTGCTGCTGGCCCTCCTGCTCGACGGGGTGGCCGCACGCGCGGTGCGCTTCTTCCGCGCCGCGCTGCTCATCCCGTACGTCATCCCCGCCGTGGTCTCCACCCTGATGTGGCTGTTCCTCTACAGCCCGACGGGCAGCCCGCTGCTGGACCTCGCGGAGCGCGCCGGTGCGGAGATCTCGTTCTTCGGCGGTGTCAACACCTATCTCTCGCTGGGCAATCTGCTCACCTGGCAGGGCATCGGCTTCAACATGATCCTGATCTCCGCCTCGCTCCAGGCACTGCCCCGCGAGCTGTACGAGGCGGCCCGGCTGGACGGCGCCCGGGAGTGGCGCATCGCCTGGTCGATCAAGATCCCGAACATCACCGGGATCCTGGTGCTGACCGGCATGTTCTCCCTGATCAGCCGACTCCAGCTGTTCGGCGAGCCGCTGATCATGCGGCAGATCGCACCGGAGTCCATCAACACCGACTTCACGCCGATGATGGAGATCTACGACAAGGCCTTCAAGGTCGGCGACTACCAGTACGCCGCCGCCGAGTCCCTGGTCCTGGCCGTCGTCACCGGCATCCTCGCCCATGTCTTCTACCGCGCCACGAACAGGAAGATGTCATGA
- a CDS encoding LysR family transcriptional regulator yields the protein MELRWLTSFVAVAEDLHFGHAADRLYLAPSALSAQIKALETELGVRLIDRGRRSRIRLTGAGELFLTEARLTLAQVAKAEAVGRRAGRGELGEAEIAYVASAAFSGVLTRVLADCGRHERDVTVRVRELETPAQLEALGSGRIDVGFLRWRPEYPPDLTAVCLLTEEMVLALPEEHRLSALEAVPAAELAEERFVVPHFDEEHDFRDQLGQVADAGGFPPRLAPPVKDFVAALTLVGGGLGVALVPDSVRRVRMPGVVHRPLADVSLTTRLVGVHRRDETSPAVRRVIRRLRAVASDGG from the coding sequence GTGGAGTTGCGCTGGCTGACATCGTTCGTGGCGGTCGCCGAGGATCTGCACTTCGGGCATGCCGCCGACCGGCTGTATCTGGCCCCGTCCGCGTTGAGTGCCCAGATCAAGGCGTTGGAGACGGAGTTGGGGGTGCGGCTGATCGACCGTGGCCGCCGTTCGCGGATCCGGCTGACCGGCGCGGGGGAACTGTTCCTGACCGAGGCCCGGCTCACCCTCGCGCAGGTCGCGAAGGCCGAGGCCGTGGGCCGCCGGGCGGGCCGGGGCGAGCTGGGCGAGGCCGAGATCGCGTACGTGGCCTCCGCCGCCTTCTCCGGCGTACTCACCCGGGTCCTCGCCGACTGCGGACGGCACGAGCGGGACGTCACCGTACGGGTGCGGGAGCTGGAGACCCCGGCGCAGCTGGAGGCGCTGGGCTCGGGCCGGATCGATGTGGGGTTCCTGCGGTGGCGGCCGGAGTATCCGCCGGATCTGACGGCGGTGTGTCTGCTGACGGAGGAGATGGTGCTCGCGCTCCCCGAGGAGCACCGGCTGAGCGCCCTGGAGGCGGTGCCCGCCGCCGAGCTGGCCGAGGAACGGTTCGTGGTGCCCCACTTCGACGAGGAGCACGACTTCCGCGACCAGCTCGGGCAGGTGGCGGACGCCGGTGGTTTCCCGCCCAGGCTGGCCCCGCCCGTCAAGGACTTCGTGGCCGCCCTCACCCTCGTCGGCGGGGGCCTCGGTGTGGCCCTCGTACCGGACTCGGTACGCCGTGTGCGGATGCCCGGTGTGGTGCACCGCCCGCTGGCCGACGTGTCCCTCACCACCCGGCTGGTCGGAGTGCACCGCCGCGACGAGACCTCCCCCGCCGTCCGCCGGGTGATCCGCCGGCTGCGCGCGGTCGCGTCGGACGGCGGCTGA
- a CDS encoding glycoside hydrolase family 43 protein yields the protein MIHNPVLRGFAPDPVILRVGDDFYLATATFEWCPGVRVHHSRDLVNRRSLGGILDSRRLLDLTGVPDSGGIWAPGLSYADGLFHLVFTVVDTYAEGWKDLPNYVTTAPSIEGPWSDPVPLHGRGFDVSLFHDLDARSRLLNTRFDRRPEREMFAGIELQEYDRASGGLIGAPRTISVGTAAGVAEGPHLHRRDGWYHLVHAEGGTGYEHGAAVARSRDLFGPYEPDPAGPLLTSRHDPTLELQKAGHCSLAETRDGQWYAAHITARPYGERGRCVLGRETALQPVTRTEDGWPRIAGAVPAVTVPAPGLPPAPVPEPPATDRFDAPTLGPDWSTLRRPAGPEWVEPRPGRLRVRGGQSPVGRRTPSLVARRVTARRCSFETELTFAPGSTDHLAGLTAYYDTRNRHYLYVTADDDGSPVLRALSCTAGALTAHPPRIPLQPGHPVVLRAELDGPALRFSYGVGGERPRALGPDLDATVLSDEHADEFHEGQLRVLGFTGAMLGLRVQHLDGSGVHADFAHATYRTTPDDPS from the coding sequence ATGATCCACAACCCCGTCCTGCGCGGCTTCGCACCCGACCCCGTGATCCTGCGGGTCGGTGACGACTTCTACCTCGCGACCGCCACCTTCGAGTGGTGTCCGGGGGTGCGTGTCCACCACTCCCGGGATCTGGTGAACCGGCGGTCGCTGGGCGGCATCCTGGACAGCCGGCGCCTGCTCGACCTCACCGGGGTCCCCGACTCCGGAGGCATCTGGGCGCCCGGACTGTCGTACGCCGACGGCCTGTTCCATCTCGTCTTCACCGTGGTCGACACCTACGCGGAGGGCTGGAAGGACCTTCCGAACTACGTGACCACCGCCCCGTCGATCGAAGGGCCGTGGTCGGACCCGGTGCCGCTGCACGGCCGAGGCTTCGACGTGTCCCTCTTCCACGACCTCGACGCCCGCAGCCGGCTGCTCAACACGCGCTTCGACCGGCGGCCCGAACGGGAGATGTTCGCCGGGATCGAACTCCAGGAGTACGACCGGGCTTCGGGCGGGCTGATCGGCGCGCCCCGGACGATCTCCGTGGGCACCGCCGCCGGGGTCGCCGAGGGACCGCACCTCCACCGCCGCGACGGCTGGTACCACCTCGTCCACGCCGAGGGCGGCACCGGCTACGAGCACGGCGCGGCCGTCGCCCGCTCCCGGGACCTGTTCGGCCCCTACGAGCCGGACCCGGCCGGACCGCTGCTCACCTCCCGGCACGACCCGACCCTGGAACTCCAGAAGGCCGGACACTGCTCCCTGGCCGAGACCCGGGACGGCCAGTGGTACGCCGCCCACATCACCGCCCGCCCGTACGGCGAGCGCGGCCGGTGCGTACTGGGCCGGGAGACCGCCCTGCAGCCCGTGACCCGGACCGAGGACGGCTGGCCGCGCATCGCGGGCGCGGTCCCCGCCGTGACCGTACCGGCGCCCGGTCTGCCGCCCGCCCCGGTGCCCGAGCCGCCTGCCACGGACCGTTTCGACGCTCCCACGCTCGGACCCGACTGGTCCACCCTGCGCCGCCCGGCCGGCCCGGAGTGGGTGGAGCCGAGGCCCGGACGGCTCCGTGTCCGGGGCGGCCAGTCCCCGGTCGGGCGCCGGACCCCCAGCCTGGTCGCCCGGCGGGTGACGGCACGACGCTGCTCGTTCGAGACGGAACTGACCTTCGCGCCGGGCTCCACCGACCACCTGGCGGGACTCACCGCGTACTACGACACCCGCAACCGGCACTACCTGTACGTCACGGCCGACGACGACGGCTCCCCGGTGCTGCGGGCCCTCAGCTGTACGGCCGGAGCGCTCACCGCGCACCCGCCCCGGATCCCGCTCCAACCCGGGCACCCCGTCGTCCTGCGCGCCGAACTCGACGGCCCCGCCCTGCGGTTCTCGTACGGCGTCGGCGGCGAGCGGCCCCGGGCGCTGGGCCCCGACCTCGACGCGACCGTCCTGTCGGACGAGCACGCCGACGAGTTCCACGAGGGACAGCTGAGGGTGCTCGGCTTCACCGGGGCGATGCTGGGACTCCGGGTCCAGCACCTCGACGGCTCCGGCGTGCACGCGGACTTCGCCCACGCCACCTACCGCACCACCCCGGACGACCCCTCATGA
- a CDS encoding lysophospholipid acyltransferase family protein — protein MFSRLADVLVPVLGRLTVTADAGSAWAPGSIVVANHTSLADPAVVLAALHRLGVQPVVMGAAGLWRIPLLGRALTREGHIPVFRRDPRAADALDLAAEALADGRTILIYAEGGIPLRRDAAEAPPEPFRSGLTRLAERTGAPVVPVGQAGARRVTSGSTAKQLAGLVTAPLRRPALHVHVGAPLSLTGGHSASTRQAHAAVTAAWRTAAAHLGEPAALAA, from the coding sequence ATGTTCAGCCGCCTCGCCGATGTCCTGGTGCCCGTCCTCGGGCGTCTCACGGTGACCGCCGACGCCGGATCCGCGTGGGCGCCGGGCAGCATCGTCGTCGCGAACCACACCTCGCTCGCCGATCCCGCCGTCGTCCTCGCCGCCCTGCACCGCCTCGGCGTCCAGCCGGTCGTCATGGGCGCCGCCGGCCTGTGGCGCATCCCCCTGCTCGGCCGCGCGCTGACCCGCGAGGGGCACATCCCCGTGTTCCGCCGGGACCCGCGGGCCGCCGACGCGCTCGACCTCGCCGCCGAAGCGCTGGCGGACGGCCGGACGATCCTCATCTACGCCGAGGGCGGCATCCCCCTCCGCAGGGACGCCGCGGAGGCGCCGCCCGAGCCGTTCCGCAGCGGGCTGACCCGGCTCGCCGAACGCACCGGCGCGCCCGTCGTCCCGGTCGGCCAGGCCGGGGCCCGCCGGGTCACCTCCGGCAGCACGGCCAAGCAGCTCGCGGGCCTGGTCACCGCGCCCCTGCGCCGCCCCGCCCTGCATGTGCACGTGGGGGCGCCGCTCAGCCTGACCGGCGGCCACAGCGCGAGCACCCGACAGGCACACGCGGCGGTGACGGCCGCCTGGCGCACGGCCGCCGCCCACCTCGGCGAACCGGCGGCGCTCGCCGCGTAG